Proteins from one Mycobacterium sp. SMC-2 genomic window:
- a CDS encoding carboxyl transferase domain-containing protein codes for MNATLLVANRGEIALRIIRTAIELGMRTVAVYAEDDADSPHVHAADEAIGLPGDGPRAYLDQSAVLAAAKSSGAELIHPGYGFLSENAEFARACAGAGYTFVGPDADVLELMGNKSAARRAAVAAEVPVLAATEGPSSIADIEAFFEAQGAIMIKAVAGGGGRGMRTVRSADQIGDAYQQCGAEAQLGFGDPALFAEALLDGARHIEVQVVAAPAGHQTRALALGDRDCSIQRRYQKLVEMAPAQGLSDGLRRDLHQAAAQLCARVGLRGLATVEFLVAGEEFVFLEVNPRIQVEHTITEETTGFDLVALQLAIAAGGSFYQLGLPAGIASDGNEVIGEPAAHRGVAIQARVNMETFAPDLSVVPSAGTLTAFAPPSGPGIRVDTYGRAGLVVNPQYDSLLAKVVAHVHAPSPRAVLRKARTALAEFGIEGVRTNIDFLRELLSHPQLESGWVSTAFLDAELPQLVAAASSHRHGVPVAPVELYPGEDVLRAQLAGTVVEVVPEGADFPAGSQLVVLEAMKMQHVLVAPDALRTVRSLVAPGQVVGTGDPLLVFARTGADAASDSATATTDLDRPRADLDEVLRRHLLTLDEGREAAIAKRHKQGRRTARENIADLIDPGSFVEYGALAIAAQRSRRSEADLIANTPADGLVAGLATIGGGEAVVVSYDYTVLAGTQGMRNHAKTDRVFDLAARKRLPVVLFAEGGGGRPGDTDVGGAAGLDVPTFRMLAALSGRVPLISIVSGRCFAGNAALAGVCDVIIATPDANIGMGGPAMIEGGGLGVYPPEAIGPIGVQRRNGVVSLVARDEAHAVSLAKQYLSYFLGSLDDWVAPEPRLARHVVPQNRLRAYDVHRAIEAIVDAGSVLELRPDYGVGIVTALVRVEGAAYGLIANSTHHLGGAIDAEAADKAGDFLALCESFRLPVISLCDTPGFMVGPEAEAQAAVRRFGRMFVLGARLTVPVGMIILRKGYGLGAMAMAGGSFHAPQFTVAWPTGEIGGMGLEGAVRLGFSKELAAEGDPARREELFDKLVAAAYEHGKALRAATTFELDDVIDPADSRAWIARLREPRRSG; via the coding sequence ATGAACGCGACGCTGCTGGTTGCCAACCGTGGCGAGATCGCGCTCCGAATCATCCGCACGGCAATCGAATTGGGCATGCGAACCGTCGCGGTCTACGCCGAAGACGATGCCGACAGCCCGCATGTGCATGCCGCCGACGAAGCTATCGGCCTCCCGGGCGACGGGCCGCGGGCCTACCTGGACCAGTCCGCCGTGCTGGCCGCGGCGAAAAGCTCCGGCGCGGAGCTGATCCACCCGGGTTACGGGTTCCTCAGCGAGAACGCCGAATTCGCCCGCGCGTGCGCCGGCGCCGGGTACACGTTCGTGGGACCGGACGCCGACGTGCTCGAGCTGATGGGCAACAAGTCCGCGGCCCGCCGTGCCGCCGTCGCCGCCGAGGTGCCGGTGTTGGCCGCGACCGAAGGACCCAGCAGCATCGCGGACATCGAGGCCTTCTTCGAAGCGCAGGGCGCCATCATGATCAAGGCGGTGGCCGGCGGGGGTGGGCGCGGAATGCGCACGGTGCGCAGCGCCGATCAGATCGGCGACGCCTACCAACAGTGCGGGGCGGAGGCGCAACTGGGCTTCGGCGATCCGGCGCTGTTCGCCGAGGCGTTGCTCGACGGCGCGCGGCACATCGAGGTCCAGGTCGTCGCCGCGCCGGCGGGGCACCAAACCCGCGCGCTCGCGCTTGGCGACCGCGACTGCAGCATCCAGCGGCGTTATCAGAAGCTCGTCGAAATGGCACCCGCGCAAGGGCTTTCCGACGGATTACGGCGCGACTTGCACCAGGCCGCGGCCCAGTTGTGCGCGCGAGTCGGGCTACGGGGGCTGGCCACTGTCGAATTCCTGGTGGCCGGTGAGGAATTCGTGTTCCTCGAAGTGAACCCGAGGATTCAGGTGGAGCACACGATCACCGAGGAAACGACCGGGTTCGACCTGGTGGCCCTCCAGCTGGCGATCGCCGCGGGCGGCTCCTTCTACCAACTCGGGCTACCGGCCGGAATCGCCTCCGACGGCAACGAAGTCATCGGCGAACCCGCCGCGCACCGCGGCGTCGCGATCCAGGCCCGGGTGAACATGGAGACTTTCGCCCCCGACCTCTCGGTCGTGCCCTCCGCCGGCACCCTCACCGCGTTCGCGCCGCCGAGCGGGCCGGGGATCCGCGTGGACACCTACGGCCGGGCCGGGCTGGTAGTCAACCCGCAATACGACTCACTGCTGGCCAAGGTCGTCGCCCACGTGCACGCCCCGTCTCCGCGGGCCGTGCTGCGCAAGGCCCGGACCGCCCTGGCGGAGTTCGGCATCGAAGGCGTCCGCACCAACATCGACTTCCTGCGCGAGTTGCTGTCCCACCCCCAGCTCGAATCCGGTTGGGTGAGCACCGCTTTCCTTGACGCGGAGCTGCCCCAGCTGGTGGCGGCGGCATCGTCGCACCGGCACGGCGTCCCAGTCGCGCCGGTCGAGCTCTATCCCGGTGAGGACGTGCTGCGCGCCCAACTGGCCGGCACCGTGGTCGAAGTGGTGCCCGAGGGCGCCGACTTTCCCGCGGGCAGCCAGCTCGTCGTCTTGGAAGCGATGAAAATGCAGCACGTGCTGGTCGCGCCCGACGCGCTGCGGACCGTGCGCAGTCTGGTGGCCCCCGGGCAGGTGGTGGGAACCGGCGACCCACTGCTGGTCTTCGCCCGCACCGGCGCGGACGCCGCAAGTGACTCCGCAACGGCCACCACGGATCTCGACCGGCCACGCGCCGACCTCGACGAGGTGCTCCGGCGCCATCTGCTCACCCTCGATGAGGGCCGCGAGGCCGCGATTGCCAAGCGGCACAAGCAAGGTCGTCGCACCGCGCGCGAGAACATCGCCGACTTGATCGACCCGGGCAGCTTCGTGGAATACGGCGCGCTGGCCATTGCGGCGCAGCGCAGCCGGCGCTCCGAAGCCGACCTCATCGCCAACACGCCGGCCGACGGCCTGGTCGCCGGCCTGGCCACGATCGGGGGCGGCGAGGCCGTCGTGGTCTCCTACGACTACACCGTGCTGGCCGGTACGCAAGGCATGCGCAACCACGCCAAGACCGACCGCGTGTTCGACCTGGCCGCCCGAAAACGGCTGCCGGTGGTGCTTTTCGCCGAGGGCGGAGGCGGCCGGCCGGGGGACACCGACGTCGGCGGCGCTGCCGGACTGGACGTGCCGACCTTCCGGATGCTGGCCGCGCTGAGCGGCCGGGTGCCGCTGATCTCGATCGTCTCCGGCCGCTGTTTCGCCGGCAACGCCGCGCTTGCCGGGGTGTGCGACGTGATCATCGCGACCCCGGACGCCAACATCGGGATGGGCGGGCCGGCCATGATCGAGGGCGGCGGGCTCGGGGTGTACCCGCCGGAGGCGATCGGGCCGATCGGCGTGCAGCGGCGCAACGGCGTGGTCAGCCTGGTCGCCCGCGACGAAGCGCACGCGGTCTCACTCGCCAAGCAGTACCTGTCGTACTTTTTGGGCAGCTTGGATGATTGGGTGGCACCGGAGCCGCGCCTGGCTCGGCATGTGGTGCCGCAGAACCGGTTACGCGCCTACGACGTGCACAGGGCGATCGAGGCGATCGTCGACGCCGGGTCGGTGCTGGAGTTGCGGCCCGACTACGGCGTCGGCATCGTCACCGCGCTGGTGCGCGTCGAAGGGGCAGCATATGGGCTGATCGCCAACAGCACCCACCATCTCGGCGGCGCCATCGATGCCGAGGCGGCCGACAAGGCCGGCGACTTCCTGGCCTTGTGCGAATCGTTTCGGCTGCCGGTGATTTCGCTGTGCGACACCCCCGGCTTCATGGTCGGGCCCGAGGCGGAGGCCCAGGCGGCGGTGCGGCGGTTCGGCCGGATGTTCGTCCTGGGCGCACGGCTGACCGTGCCGGTCGGAATGATCATCTTGCGCAAGGGCTACGGGCTCGGCGCGATGGCGATGGCCGGCGGTTCCTTCCACGCGCCGCAATTCACCGTCGCGTGGCCGACCGGCGAGATCGGCGGAATGGGCCTGGAGGGCGCCGTGCGTCTCGGGTTCAGCAAGGAGCTGGCCGCCGAGGGCGACCCCGCCAGGCGCGAGGAACTGTTCGACAAGCTAGTGGCCGCCGCCTACGAGCACGGCAAGGCGCTGCGGGCGGCCACCACGTTCGAACTCGACGACGTCATCGACCCCGCGGACTCCCGGGCCTGGATCGCCAGGCTCCGGGAGCCGCGCAGATCGGGCTGA
- a CDS encoding PE-PGRS family protein, protein MFSKLTVTKRLVVGGAAAAAIAVAPIAITDSLAWAAAPSAAPTHVVFKDQPGGGGCDANGNCGSGGQNQGPGGGPGGQGCAPGVGCGSGGQNAGPGGVPGGQGCLPGVGCGGGHA, encoded by the coding sequence ATGTTCTCGAAATTAACCGTTACGAAAAGACTGGTGGTGGGCGGGGCTGCGGCCGCTGCCATCGCCGTTGCGCCGATCGCCATCACCGATTCCCTTGCCTGGGCGGCCGCGCCGTCCGCGGCGCCCACGCACGTGGTCTTCAAGGACCAGCCGGGCGGCGGCGGTTGCGATGCTAACGGCAACTGCGGCTCGGGCGGACAGAACCAGGGCCCGGGCGGCGGTCCGGGCGGCCAGGGCTGCGCACCGGGCGTCGGCTGCGGCTCCGGGGGCCAGAACGCGGGACCCGGCGGCGTTCCGGGCGGCCAGGGTTGCCTGCCCGGCGTCGGCTGCGGCGGCGGCCACGCCTGA
- a CDS encoding SDR family oxidoreductase produces MSSLDLTGRTAIVTGASRGIGLASAQQLAAAGANVVLTARKQEAADEAAAQVDGNAVGVGAHAVDEDAARRCVDLTLERFGRVDILVNNAGTNPAYGPLIDQDHARFAKIFDVNLWAPLLWTSLVVKSWMGEHGGAIVNTASIGGLHQSPAMGMYNATKAALIHVTKQLALELSPGIRVNAVAPGVVRTRLAEALWKGHEDPLGSAIALGRIGEPVDVAEAIAFLVSDAASWITGETMVIDGGQLLGGAYGFQARPRG; encoded by the coding sequence ATGAGCTCACTGGATCTGACCGGCCGAACCGCGATCGTCACCGGCGCCTCCCGCGGAATCGGCCTCGCGAGCGCCCAGCAGCTCGCGGCGGCGGGGGCCAATGTGGTGCTGACCGCCCGCAAGCAGGAGGCCGCCGACGAGGCGGCCGCCCAGGTGGACGGCAACGCCGTGGGCGTCGGCGCGCACGCCGTCGACGAGGACGCCGCGCGGCGCTGCGTGGATCTGACGCTGGAGCGCTTCGGCCGCGTGGACATCCTGGTCAACAACGCGGGCACCAACCCGGCCTACGGCCCGCTGATCGACCAGGACCACGCCCGCTTCGCCAAGATCTTCGACGTCAACCTGTGGGCGCCGCTGCTGTGGACCTCGCTCGTCGTCAAATCGTGGATGGGTGAGCACGGCGGCGCGATCGTCAACACCGCGTCCATCGGCGGCCTGCACCAATCCCCGGCGATGGGCATGTACAACGCCACCAAGGCCGCGCTGATCCACGTCACCAAGCAACTGGCGCTGGAACTCTCACCGGGTATCCGGGTCAACGCCGTCGCGCCGGGGGTGGTGCGCACCCGGTTGGCCGAGGCGCTGTGGAAGGGCCACGAGGATCCGCTCGGATCAGCGATAGCGCTCGGCCGCATCGGCGAGCCCGTCGATGTGGCCGAAGCGATCGCCTTCCTGGTTTCCGACGCCGCGAGCTGGATCACCGGCGAGACGATGGTCATCGACGGCGGCCAGCTACTCGGTGGCGCGTACGGCTTTCAGGCTCGGCCGCGGGGCTAG
- a CDS encoding acyl-CoA dehydrogenase family protein: MSSEDLAVDLKARVQALLDEHDPAGTDPGEFLGAQYDAGLAWVHLPHGFGGLGLTRKAQELVDAQLAAAGAPVGGTAKNFIGMGMAAPTIAAFGTDEQKRKFLRPLFTGEQVYCQLFSEPGAGSDLAGLATRAVRDGDDWIVNGQKVWTSMAQHAQMAILVARTDPTVPKHAGLTYFLCDMTQPGVEVRPLRQITGEAEFNEVFLTDVRVPDANRLGPVGGGWRVATTTLNNERVAIGTRAGTPREGGIIGKVAKAWRNEPGLRNPAMHDELMKLWVDAEVLRLAGERLRQQAQAGQPGPEGAGMKVAFGKLAQAISGFDIELHAEAGLQYDDWTMRRTEVVDLVGREPGYRYLRARGNSIEGGTSEILRNTISERILGLPGEHRVDKDVAWKDLDR, translated from the coding sequence ATGAGTTCCGAAGACTTGGCGGTGGACCTGAAGGCACGGGTACAGGCGCTGCTGGACGAACACGACCCGGCCGGTACCGACCCGGGGGAGTTCCTCGGCGCCCAGTACGACGCGGGCCTGGCCTGGGTGCACCTGCCGCACGGCTTCGGCGGGCTCGGCCTGACGCGGAAGGCCCAGGAACTCGTCGACGCGCAGCTGGCCGCCGCGGGGGCGCCTGTCGGTGGCACCGCGAAGAACTTCATCGGGATGGGCATGGCGGCGCCGACCATCGCGGCTTTCGGAACCGACGAGCAGAAGCGAAAGTTCTTACGCCCCTTGTTCACCGGCGAACAAGTCTATTGCCAGCTGTTCAGTGAACCCGGCGCGGGGTCGGACCTGGCCGGGTTGGCCACTCGCGCGGTCCGCGACGGTGACGACTGGATCGTCAACGGGCAGAAGGTGTGGACCTCGATGGCGCAGCACGCGCAGATGGCCATCCTGGTCGCCCGCACCGACCCGACGGTGCCCAAACACGCTGGACTGACGTACTTCCTGTGCGACATGACCCAGCCCGGCGTCGAGGTGCGCCCGTTGCGCCAGATCACCGGCGAGGCGGAGTTCAACGAGGTGTTCCTCACCGACGTGCGGGTGCCCGACGCGAACCGGCTCGGGCCGGTCGGCGGCGGGTGGCGGGTCGCGACCACCACGCTCAACAACGAGCGCGTCGCCATCGGCACCCGCGCCGGAACGCCGCGCGAGGGCGGGATCATCGGGAAGGTCGCCAAGGCGTGGCGAAACGAGCCGGGGCTGCGCAACCCCGCGATGCACGACGAGCTGATGAAGCTGTGGGTCGACGCGGAGGTCCTGCGGCTCGCCGGCGAGCGGCTGCGACAACAGGCCCAGGCCGGTCAGCCCGGACCCGAAGGCGCCGGCATGAAGGTGGCCTTCGGCAAGCTGGCGCAAGCCATTTCGGGCTTCGACATCGAGTTGCACGCCGAGGCGGGTCTGCAGTACGACGACTGGACCATGCGCAGGACCGAAGTCGTCGATCTGGTCGGACGCGAGCCCGGATACCGCTACCTGCGCGCTCGCGGCAATTCGATCGAGGGCGGCACCTCGGAGATCCTGCGCAACACCATTTCCGAGCGCATCCTCGGCCTGCCGGGTGAGCACCGCGTCGACAAAGACGTCGCCTGGAAGGACCTGGATCGGTGA
- a CDS encoding acyl-CoA dehydrogenase family protein: protein MSDLLYSDTEEALRDSVRHLFADRCPPEAVARAYDPEPPDFSGVWRTLAAELGVAGLLVPESLGGAGASAREVAVIMEEIGRAVAPVPVLSSAVLATVALLRAGDTETVSALAQGELTAALVVPVSTVPGDPIGAVTGGADGLSGAVTTVAGAAEADVLVVPVAGPFGLELHTVARTAAGVKVSPLLALDMTRPLANVSFSATDSSRVGPGDGPVAEALRTGAALLASEQLGVAQWCFETTLAYVKQRKQFGRAIGSYQAIKHRLADLWFEVSAATAAARHAADTCARNDEDAPVAAALAQAYCSGVAVHAAEECVQLHGGIGMTWEYPAHLYLKRAKSDQLIFGTAYRHRARLAELVDLPSTG, encoded by the coding sequence GTGAGTGACCTGCTGTACTCCGACACCGAGGAGGCGCTGCGGGACAGCGTTCGGCATTTGTTCGCCGACCGCTGCCCGCCCGAAGCGGTGGCACGCGCGTACGACCCTGAGCCGCCGGACTTTTCGGGCGTCTGGAGGACGTTGGCCGCCGAGCTGGGGGTGGCCGGGCTGCTGGTGCCCGAGTCGCTCGGCGGCGCCGGCGCGAGTGCCCGGGAGGTCGCGGTCATCATGGAGGAGATCGGCCGGGCTGTGGCGCCGGTGCCGGTCCTGTCCAGCGCTGTGCTGGCCACGGTCGCGCTGCTGCGCGCCGGCGATACCGAGACCGTGTCCGCGCTCGCGCAGGGCGAGCTGACGGCCGCGTTGGTGGTGCCGGTGTCGACCGTGCCCGGCGATCCGATCGGGGCGGTGACCGGCGGCGCCGACGGGCTGAGCGGAGCGGTGACCACCGTCGCCGGTGCCGCCGAGGCCGACGTGCTGGTGGTGCCGGTCGCCGGCCCCTTCGGGCTCGAGCTGCATACCGTCGCGCGCACCGCGGCGGGGGTGAAGGTGTCGCCGCTGCTGGCGTTGGACATGACGAGACCCCTTGCGAACGTGAGCTTTTCGGCGACGGACTCGTCACGGGTCGGGCCGGGGGACGGGCCGGTCGCCGAGGCGTTGCGCACCGGGGCGGCGCTGCTCGCGTCCGAGCAACTCGGGGTCGCCCAGTGGTGTTTCGAGACCACGCTGGCTTATGTCAAGCAGCGCAAGCAGTTCGGCCGCGCGATCGGCTCCTACCAGGCGATCAAACACCGGCTGGCCGATCTGTGGTTCGAGGTCAGCGCCGCGACCGCGGCGGCCCGGCACGCCGCCGACACGTGCGCCCGGAACGACGAAGATGCGCCCGTCGCGGCGGCGCTGGCGCAGGCGTATTGCAGTGGCGTCGCCGTGCACGCGGCGGAGGAATGCGTACAGCTGCACGGCGGTATCGGCATGACGTGGGAGTATCCCGCGCACCTGTACCTCAAGCGAGCCAAAAGCGACCAGTTGATCTTCGGCACCGCGTATCGTCACCGAGCCCGACTGGCCGAGTTGGTGGACCTGCCTTCGACGGGCTAA
- a CDS encoding dienelactone hydrolase family protein: MPKITDSVTTADGTCPVGLFTPEGPGPWPGIVMYCDAGGVRDTFDQMAAKLAGFGYAVLLPDVYYRSGDWAPFDMATVFGDERERRRLFGMIGSVTADMMAGDAAAFFDYLAARPEVSGERFGVCGYCMGGRTSLVVAGRVPERVAAAASFHGGGLVTDTADSPHLLADRMTATVYVGGAKDDASFTRADAEQLDKALTAAGVQHTIEWYPAAHGFAVPDNVPYDPAAAERHWQAMTEVFGSALPR, translated from the coding sequence ATGCCGAAAATCACCGACAGCGTCACCACCGCCGATGGCACCTGCCCCGTCGGCCTGTTCACCCCCGAGGGGCCCGGTCCCTGGCCGGGGATAGTCATGTACTGCGATGCCGGCGGGGTGCGCGACACCTTCGACCAGATGGCCGCCAAGCTGGCCGGGTTCGGCTATGCGGTGCTGCTACCCGACGTGTATTACCGCAGCGGAGACTGGGCCCCGTTCGACATGGCCACCGTGTTCGGCGACGAGCGGGAGCGCAGGCGGCTCTTCGGCATGATCGGCAGCGTCACCGCGGACATGATGGCCGGCGACGCCGCCGCCTTCTTCGACTACCTGGCGGCCCGCCCGGAGGTATCCGGGGAGCGCTTCGGCGTGTGCGGCTACTGCATGGGCGGGCGGACCTCGCTCGTCGTCGCGGGCCGGGTGCCCGAGCGCGTCGCCGCCGCGGCGTCGTTTCACGGCGGCGGCCTGGTGACCGATACCGCGGACAGCCCGCACCTGCTGGCCGACCGGATGACCGCCACGGTCTACGTCGGTGGGGCCAAGGACGACGCGTCGTTCACGCGCGCGGACGCCGAACAGCTGGACAAGGCGCTGACGGCCGCCGGCGTGCAGCACACCATCGAGTGGTATCCGGCGGCCCACGGGTTCGCGGTGCCCGACAATGTGCCGTACGACCCGGCCGCGGCCGAACGTCACTGGCAGGCCATGACCGAGGTCTTCGGTTCCGCGTTACCGCGTTAG
- a CDS encoding thymidylate synthase yields the protein MPIPTPYEDLLRLVLERGTAKSDRTGTGTRSLFGQQLRYDLAAGFPLLTTKKVHLKSVVYELLWFLRGDSNVAWLHEHGVTIWDEWASDTGDLGPIYGVQWRSWPTPTGEHIDQISAALELLRTDPNSRRIIVSAWNVGEIPQMALPPCHAFFQFYVADGRLSCQLYQRSADLFLGVPFNIASYALLTHMMAAQAGLSVGEFVWTGGDCHIYDNHVEQVRTQLSREPRPYPELVLAQRNSIFDYTYDDVVVKNYDPHPAIKAPVAV from the coding sequence GTGCCGATCCCGACGCCGTATGAGGACCTGCTGCGCCTGGTGCTCGAGCGGGGCACGGCCAAGTCCGACCGCACCGGCACCGGGACCCGCAGCCTGTTCGGCCAGCAGTTGCGCTACGACCTGGCCGCCGGCTTCCCGCTGCTGACCACCAAGAAGGTGCATCTCAAGTCGGTGGTCTACGAGTTGCTGTGGTTCTTGCGCGGCGATTCCAACGTCGCCTGGCTGCACGAGCACGGCGTCACCATCTGGGACGAATGGGCCAGCGACACAGGCGATCTCGGGCCGATATATGGCGTGCAGTGGCGGTCCTGGCCGACGCCGACCGGTGAGCACATCGACCAGATCAGCGCGGCGCTGGAGTTGCTGCGCACCGACCCGAACTCGCGGCGGATCATCGTGTCGGCCTGGAACGTCGGGGAGATCCCGCAGATGGCGCTGCCGCCGTGTCACGCGTTCTTCCAGTTCTACGTGGCTGACGGCCGGCTCAGCTGCCAGCTGTATCAGCGCAGCGCCGACCTGTTTCTCGGTGTGCCCTTCAACATCGCCAGCTACGCGCTGCTCACCCACATGATGGCCGCCCAGGCCGGGCTGTCGGTCGGTGAATTCGTCTGGACGGGCGGCGACTGCCACATCTATGACAACCACGTCGAGCAGGTGCGCACCCAGCTCAGCCGCGAGCCGCGGCCCTACCCGGAACTGGTTCTGGCGCAGCGGAATTCGATCTTCGACTACACCTACGACGACGTGGTCGTGAAGAACTACGACCCGCACCCGGCCATCAAAGCCCCCGTCGCCGTATGA
- a CDS encoding dihydrofolate reductase, with product MTRTTVVGLIWAQSTSGIIGRGGDIPWRVPEDLARFKELTVGHTVIMGRRTWESLPTKVRPLPGRKNVVLSRRSDFVAEGAQVVGSLEAALAGSEGEPETWVIGGEQVYLLALPYATRCEVTEVEVDLRRDDDDALAPVLDDSWLGETGEWQVSRTGLRYRLHSYRRA from the coding sequence ATGACGCGTACGACGGTCGTGGGCCTGATCTGGGCCCAGTCGACGTCGGGCATCATCGGCCGCGGCGGCGACATCCCGTGGCGGGTGCCCGAGGACCTGGCCCGTTTCAAGGAGCTGACCGTCGGGCACACCGTGATCATGGGCCGGCGCACGTGGGAATCCTTGCCGACCAAGGTCCGGCCGCTGCCGGGTCGCAAGAACGTCGTACTGTCGCGACGCAGCGACTTCGTGGCCGAAGGGGCGCAGGTCGTCGGATCGCTCGAGGCGGCTTTGGCCGGCTCCGAGGGCGAGCCGGAGACGTGGGTGATCGGCGGCGAGCAGGTTTATCTGCTGGCGCTGCCCTACGCGACCCGGTGCGAGGTCACCGAGGTCGAAGTCGACCTGCGGCGGGACGACGACGACGCGCTCGCGCCCGTGCTCGACGACAGCTGGCTTGGTGAGACGGGGGAGTGGCAGGTCAGCCGCACGGGACTGCGGTACCGGCTGCACAGCTACCGTCGGGCATAA
- a CDS encoding cell division protein DivIVA — protein MITEPTKAFTRMFRGYDPAAVDAHIEMLTTKQQLLLDDVESLRNRLKEAGDEAAALRKEIAVLTDSSPSPHAVQRRMAKMLRRAVDEVAEMQAEARSEAGRLIAAAEAEIEATQRKHEEELAEMAEQRKAMETDYEEAKKQLEAELAGMRAETEAAIDKAWRDAQKEADHYREQARRAADEAIRQRINVLEQLMGVYRDLEAVPAALESAYQEQKNAPDPSVVVPLDGKVSTG, from the coding sequence GTGATAACCGAACCCACGAAAGCGTTCACTCGCATGTTCAGGGGGTACGACCCGGCCGCGGTCGATGCCCACATCGAGATGTTGACCACCAAGCAGCAGTTGCTGCTCGACGACGTCGAGAGCCTGAGGAACCGGCTGAAGGAAGCCGGCGACGAAGCGGCCGCGCTGCGCAAAGAAATCGCCGTCCTCACCGACAGCTCACCCTCACCCCACGCGGTGCAGCGCCGGATGGCGAAGATGCTGCGGCGCGCGGTCGACGAGGTTGCCGAGATGCAGGCCGAGGCGCGGAGCGAGGCGGGCCGGCTGATCGCAGCGGCCGAGGCCGAGATCGAGGCCACGCAGCGAAAGCACGAAGAGGAGTTGGCGGAGATGGCCGAGCAACGAAAAGCCATGGAAACCGATTACGAGGAAGCCAAGAAGCAACTCGAGGCCGAGTTGGCCGGGATGCGTGCCGAAACCGAAGCGGCGATCGACAAGGCGTGGCGGGACGCCCAAAAGGAAGCCGATCACTATCGTGAGCAGGCCCGGCGCGCGGCGGACGAGGCGATCCGGCAGCGGATCAACGTCCTCGAGCAGCTGATGGGCGTCTACCGCGACCTCGAGGCGGTCCCGGCCGCTCTCGAGTCGGCCTACCAGGAGCAGAAGAACGCGCCGGACCCGAGCGTCGTGGTGCCGCTGGACGGGAAAGTCAGCACGGGCTGA
- a CDS encoding winged helix-turn-helix domain-containing protein, whose amino-acid sequence MSYPAGILGAVSIRTHRLSAAQARRIAVAAQGFSEPRPAGPVTRSHLKRLISRIQVLQLDSVSVAVRAHYAPVFSRLGPYDRDVLDRAAWGPRSSRLLAEYWAHEAALMAVDDWPLLRWRMRQYRHGRWGTHIVKANPQLAEDIVAAVAELGPSTAGQIEAHLAAEPRRKKGTWWNRSDTKWVAEALFAAGVLTTATRVGFARHYDLVERVLPAGVLAREVDDEQAVRELTLRAATALGVATEADIRDYFRLSAQQVKPAVADLLAAGEIERVEVDRWPAPAYLRTGRPVPRSDRGTALLCPFDPLIFFRPRVERLFGFHYRIEIYTPAAKRQYGYYVWPLLMDGQLVARVDLKADRAGDTLRVMGAFGEPGIPRPRVAAALAGELRSMASWLGLGGFSVASRGDLAADLRAAS is encoded by the coding sequence CTGTCGTACCCGGCCGGTATTCTCGGCGCCGTGTCGATCCGGACCCACAGGCTGTCGGCCGCGCAAGCCCGGCGGATCGCCGTTGCGGCCCAAGGCTTTAGCGAGCCGCGGCCAGCCGGTCCGGTCACTCGATCCCATTTGAAGCGCCTGATATCGAGGATCCAAGTGCTGCAACTGGATTCGGTATCCGTCGCGGTGCGCGCCCACTACGCGCCGGTGTTCAGCAGGCTCGGGCCCTACGACCGTGACGTGTTGGATCGCGCCGCCTGGGGCCCGCGTTCGTCGCGGCTGCTGGCCGAGTACTGGGCGCACGAGGCCGCGCTGATGGCCGTCGATGACTGGCCGCTGCTGCGCTGGCGGATGCGCCAGTACCGTCATGGTCGCTGGGGCACGCACATCGTCAAGGCCAATCCCCAACTTGCCGAGGACATCGTCGCCGCCGTCGCCGAACTCGGCCCCAGCACCGCCGGGCAGATCGAAGCGCACCTGGCCGCCGAGCCGCGCCGCAAGAAGGGCACCTGGTGGAACCGCAGCGACACCAAGTGGGTCGCCGAGGCGCTCTTTGCCGCCGGCGTGCTCACCACGGCCACCCGGGTGGGCTTCGCCCGCCACTACGACCTGGTGGAACGGGTGCTGCCGGCGGGCGTGCTGGCGCGCGAGGTCGACGACGAGCAGGCCGTCCGGGAACTCACGCTGCGCGCCGCCACCGCGCTGGGCGTGGCCACCGAGGCCGACATCCGCGACTACTTCCGGCTGTCGGCCCAGCAGGTCAAGCCCGCGGTCGCCGACCTCCTGGCGGCGGGTGAGATCGAGCGGGTGGAGGTGGATCGTTGGCCCGCGCCGGCCTATCTGCGCACCGGCCGGCCGGTGCCGCGTTCCGACCGTGGCACCGCGCTGCTGTGTCCGTTCGACCCGCTGATCTTCTTCCGGCCCCGGGTCGAGCGGCTGTTTGGGTTTCATTACCGCATCGAGATCTACACCCCGGCCGCCAAGCGCCAATACGGCTACTACGTGTGGCCGCTGCTGATGGACGGGCAACTGGTGGCGCGGGTCGACCTCAAGGCCGACCGGGCCGGTGACACGCTGCGCGTCATGGGTGCGTTCGGCGAGCCCGGCATTCCGCGGCCGCGCGTGGCCGCCGCGCTGGCCGGCGAACTGCGGTCCATGGCGTCGTGGCTGGGGCTGGGCGGGTTCAGCGTCGCCAGCCGGGGCGACCTGGCCGCCGACCTGCGGGCGGCCAGCTGA